In Helianthus annuus cultivar XRQ/B chromosome 8, HanXRQr2.0-SUNRISE, whole genome shotgun sequence, a single genomic region encodes these proteins:
- the LOC110869725 gene encoding uncharacterized protein LOC110869725: MQSSRRYINDLNLEPLNENDEFHSNPNFVRGQLEAQENKDLSKKPKFNKGQSNNGLISKSELQHGLMLILMRCINCYLYVMVRHDNPKCPNCHKSDCLLDVLPKGQLKPQDNTDLSKKHKLNKIEMFSMEGIKNNHHVITKPSLKSVYMPGSNRKKETDKQGDSSSPSQHELNHVLTPKSELEHEPEFVLMRCIRCIFYVMVREGNPKCPNCHKSDALLDVLPRDLLKPQENKDSSKKRNPNKLEMVSLKGIDKNCHVINEPSLRSVYMAGSDRKKEADCDSSSLSQHEWNHDPTSKSELGNGPELILMICINCYLYVMVHDGNPKCPNCRKSLMGSVRI, from the exons ATGCAGTCATCCCGCAGGTACATCAATGACCTGAATTTAGAACCTTTAAATGAAAATGATGAGTTTCACTCAAATCCAAATTTTGTTAGGGGTCAACTGGAGGCTCAAGAAAACAAAGACTTATCAAAGAAGCCTAAGTTCAACAAGGGTCAATCAAACAATGGCCTGATTTCTAAATCTGAACTTCAACATGGGTTAATGTTGATCTTAATGAGGTGTATTAATTGCTACCTTTATGTCATGGTGCGTCATGATAACCCGAAGTGCCCTAACTGCCATAAGAGTGATTGTCTGCTTGATGTGCTCCCTAAGGGTCAACTGAAGCCTCAAGACAACACAGACTTGTCAAAGAAGCATAAACTCAACAAG ATTGAAATGTTCTCTATGGAAGGAATAAAAAACAACCATCATGTCATCACTAAACCAAGTCTCAAGAGTGTGTATATGCCTGGTAGCAACAGAAAGAAAGAAACAGATAAACAAGGTGATTCATCATCACCATCCCAACATGAATTGAACCATGTTCTGACTCCTAAATCTGAACTTGAGCACGAGCCAGAGTTCGTCTTAATGAGATGTATCAGGTGCATCTTTTATGTCATGGTTCGTGAGGGTAACCCAAAGTGCCCTAACTGTCACAAGAGTGATGCTCTGCTTGATGTGCTCCCTAGGGATCTACTGAAGCCTCAAGAAAATAAGGACTCATCAAAGAAGCGTAACCCCAACAAG CTTGAAATGGTCTCATTAAAAGGAATAGATAAAAACTGCCATGTCATCAATGAACCAAGTCTTAGGAGTGTGTACATGGCTGGTAGCGACAGAAAGAAAGAAGCAGATTGTGATTCATCATCACTATCCCAACATGAATGGAACCATGATCCGACCTCTAAATCGGAACTTGGGAACGGGCCAGAGTTGATCTTAATGATATGTATCAATTGCTACCTTTATGTCATGGTTCATGATGGTAACCCAAAGTGCCCTAATTGTCGTAAAAGCTTGATGGGTTCGGTGAGAATCTAG